A region of Saccharomyces mikatae IFO 1815 strain IFO1815 genome assembly, chromosome: 12 DNA encodes the following proteins:
- the IZH3 gene encoding Izh3p (similar to Saccharomyces cerevisiae IZH3 (YLR023C); ancestral locus Anc_5.197) has product MDSSSRSLTQYIPSPMGSLSRLKRKGVDNFQRVKKSGKSIYNYNYSKFVSHPFSVTDENIKHSENGHYDDLEIIGPAKEKNVASAIYKRNNSKSSNVESQFSLGDSDAVTLVNSVSTFKLNNASTSTSLVSSSSTVCSQSKPSSRSSRSYSVQTETNEENRCFSNVKDYCGPVKKSMIKTEIYIEEPLNPTTDIKSFINSYNHGKAHILGESKHLHYYQLPFPWRENRYIIHGYRFYNTHSKSLLSIFNWYGWHNETSNIWSHLLGAMYLIYLAIYDFPQSEVWKNPKVPPQARWIVFMFLAAALKCMLSSVFWHTFNGTSFLKLRSKFACVDYSGITILITASILTTEFVTMYSCYWAMCTYMGISLALGIFGVFMNWSPRFDRPEARPLRIRFFILLATMGVLSFLHLIFLTDLRYAARLFSPVTYKSVVWYLVGVAFYGSFIPERFRSDVQVDKTIPTNYELSTDLEIITKQREIHFRRAPTAHTKCKSCPSHAKSFKSLWWVDYVGCSHTFWHFFVVLGVIGHYRAILDMFAKRWVLS; this is encoded by the coding sequence ATGGACTCTTCAAGCAGAAGCTTAACTCAGTACATACCATCGCCCATGGGATCATTGTCAAGGTTGAAGCGGAAGGGTGTAGACAACTTTCAAAGAGTGAAAAAATCCGGTAAATCCATCTATAATTACAATTACTCGAAATTTGTTTCTCATCCATTTTCGGTTACtgatgaaaatatcaaacaCTCAGAAAATGGTCACTATGACGATTTGGAGATAATAGGTCCCGCTAAAGAGAAGAACGTGGCAAGTGCCATATATAAAAGGAACAATAGTAAATCTTCTAATGTAGAGTCTCAATTTTCACTGGGGGATTCGGATGCAGTAACTTTGGTGAATTCGGTCTCTACTTTCAAATTAAACAATGCTTCCACATCCACCTCATTGGTGTCCTCATCATCGACAGTATGTTCTCAATCGAAGCCCTCTTCACGTTCCTCGAGAAGCTATTCCGTTCAAACTGAAACCAACGAGGAAAACCGTTGTTTTTCCAACGTGAAAGATTACTGTGGTCcagtaaaaaaatctatgATAAAAACGGAAATTTACATTGAAGAACCCTTGAATCCGACCACCGATATTAAGTCCTTTATAAACTCATACAATCATGGCAAGGCACATATCCTGGGCGAATCTAAACATCTACATTATTATCAGTTGCCATTTCCATGGAGGGAGAATAGATACATAATTCATGGCTATAGGTTTTACAATACTCACTCTAAGTCATTACTATCCATCTTCAACTGGTACGGCTGGCATAACGAAACTTCCAATATTTGGTCTCACTTGTTGGGGGCCATGTATTTAATCTACTTGGCAATTTATGACTTCCCTCAATCAGAAGTTTGGAAGAATCCTAAAGTGCCACCACAAGCTAGATGGATtgtttttatgtttttggCAGCAGCATTGAAATGTATGTTGAGTTCTGTATTTTGGCATACGTTTAACGGTACATCTTTCCTAAAGTTGCGTTCAAAATTTGCATGCGTCGATTATAGCGGTATCACGATCTTGATTACAGCCTCGATTTTGACAACTGAATTTGTTACCATGTATTCGTGCTACTGGGCGATGTGCACTTACATGGGAATTTCTTTGGCACTAGGTATATTTGGTGTGTTTATGAATTGGTCACCCCGTTTTGATAGACCTGAGGCAAGACCACTGAGAATTAGATTCTTCATTCTGTTAGCCACCATGGGCGTCTTGTCCTTCTTACATTTGATATTCCTAACCGATCTTCGTTATGCGGCAAGGCTATTTAGTCCTGTCACATACAAATCTGTTGTTTGGTATTTGGTTGGTGTGGCCTTCTACGGTTCGTTCATCCCGGAAAGATTTAGATCTGATGTTCAAGTTGATAAAACAATTCCTACAAACTACGAATTATCTACCGATTTGGAAATCATTACAAAGCAAAGAGAAATACATTTTAGAAGGGCACCAACCGCTCATACTAAATGCAAGTCATGTCCTTCTCATGCTAAATCTTTTAAATCCCTATGGTGGGTTGATTATGTGGGCTGCTCGCACACTTTTTGGCATTTCTTTGTAGTTTTAGGTGTCATCGGTCATTATAGAGCCATTTTAGATATGTTTGCCAAGAGGTGGGTTTTATCATGA
- the YEH2 gene encoding sterol esterase (similar to Saccharomyces cerevisiae YEH1 (YLL012W) and YEH2 (YLR020C); ancestral locus Anc_5.200), whose protein sequence is MVNKVVDEIQRLVSAVILTSFMTGLFVLSLWKNYVTVHFQHKNDPRDTRSSRTKIQPNDKKKKRSARHSRPLSISSATPLDLRRDQENNIEYDRTVTSKLSMTSNTSLSEDGDGNNSIKLEANVSQAPYAAENPFQNIALAEDTRLIPDLKYYYKEYGIDIEEFEVETDDGFIIDLWHFKSRLSDSVEEVKREPILLLHGLLQSCGAFASSGRKSLAYFLYESGYDIWLGNNRCGLNAKWNMKKLGNDHSKKWDWDMDQMVQYDLKALITYVLDTTGYAKLSLVAHSQGTTQGFMGLVNGEKLYASDFKLVDKLENFVALAPAVYPGPLLDEKAFVRLMAKGIDSPWYFGRRSFIPLMMTMRKLMVGTKIFSFLSYIMFNYLFDWNDALWDRILRDRNFLFSPVHISVKLMQWWLSPLPNKLSFKKGADKIFPDKKTWFPIAKNDDDSGTNLSNDNLHLNSKRQCSDDFPHIIMFIPKQDRLVDGERLINHFINHEANAVYKIWYIDEYSHLDVLWAHDVIDRIGKPMIENLRSPNAK, encoded by the coding sequence ATGGTAAACAAGGTCGTTGATGAGATCCAGCGGTTGGTGAGTGCAGTAATTCTGACTTCGTTTATGACGGGGTTATTCGTGTTGTCACTATGGAAAAATTACGTGACAGTCCATTTCCAACACAAGAACGATCCAAGAGATACCAGAAGTTCAAGAACAAAGATTCAGCCAAAcgacaagaagaagaaacggTCAGCACGCCACTCCAGGCCCTTGTCTATATCCTCTGCGACACCTTTAGATTTACGAAGGGATCAGGAGAACAATATCGAATATGACCGTACTGTGACCAGCAAGCTGTCCATGACTAGTAACACCTCTTTATCGGAGGATGGTGACGGTAATAATAGTATTAAATTAGAAGCGAATGTGAGCCAAGCTCCTTATGCTGCGGAGAATCCGTTCCAGAATATTGCACTTGCCGAGGATACCAGGCTGATACCTGATTTGAAGTACTATTATAAAGAGTACGgtattgatattgaagaatttgaagtGGAAACTGACGATGGTTTTATCATTGATTTATGGCACTTCAAGTCCAGATTAAGCGATAGTGTAGAGGAAGTGAAACGTGAACCTATTTTGTTATTGCATGGTCTTTTACAAAGCTGCGGCGCTTTTGCATCTTCAGGTAGAAAATCCTTggcatattttctttatgaATCCGGATATGATATTTGGTTGGGTAATAACAGATGTGGATTGAATGCTAAGTGGAACATGAAAAAACTAGGCAACGATCACTCCAAGAAATGGGATTGGGATATGGACCAGATGGTTCAGTACGATTTAAAAGCACTTATAACCTATGTTTTGGATACTACCGGATATGCTAAATTATCTCTCGTGGCGCATTCACAAGGTACAACGCAAGGATTCATGGGACTTGTCAATGGCGAGAAATTATACGCAAGTGATTTTAAGTTAGTAGATAAGCTAGAAAATTTCGTTGCCTTGGCACCTGCAGTTTACCCCGGACCTTTACTGGATGAAAAAGCATTCGTAAGGCTAATGGCAAAAGGTATTGATTCTCCGTGGTACTTTGGGAGAAGATCGTTCATACCTCTGATGATGACAATGAGGAAGCTGATGGTTGGTAccaagattttttcttttctttcatacATCATGTTCAACTATTTATTTGATTGGAATGATGCTTTATGGGATAGAATTCTAAGAGACcgaaattttttgttttcgcCTGTTCATATTTCAGTCAAATTAATGCAATGGTGGTTGTCGCCTCTTCCTAACAAGCTAAGTTTTAAGAAGGGTGCAGACAAAATTTTTCCCGATAAGAAAACATGGTTTCCCATTGCCaagaatgatgatgacaGCGGCACTAATTTGAGTAACGACAACCTACatttaaattcaaaaagacAATGTAGTGATGATTTTCCACATATCATAATGTTTATTCCAAAGCAGGATAGATTAGTGGATGGTGAACGACTGATCAATCATTTCATTAATCATGAAGCAAATGCAGTGTACAAAATCTGGTACATTGATGAGTATTCCCATCTGGACGTTTTATGGGCACATGATGTTATTGATAGAATTGGAAAGCCAATGATAGAAAATTTGAGATCTCCTAATGCAAAGTGa
- the SDO1 gene encoding guanine nucleotide exchange factor SDO1 (similar to Saccharomyces cerevisiae SDO1 (YLR022C); ancestral locus Anc_5.198), with amino-acid sequence MPINQPSGQIKLTNVSLVKLKKARKRFEIACYQNKVQDYRKGIEKDLDEVLQIHQVFMNVSKGLVANKEDLQKCFGTTNIDSVIEEIMLKGEIQLSEKERQLMLNKVNNELLTIISAKCINPASKKRYPPTMIHKALQELKFSPVINKPAKLQALEAIKLLVSKQIIPIVRAKMKVKVAICEPYNQSELIEKVSRLIATSPTDLANPDLNPWTCVGLIDPVNYRDLMTLCDKKGTVQVLDMAVIDNTTHN; translated from the coding sequence ATGCCAATCAATCAACCGTCGGGACAGATTAAGTTGACTAATGTTTCGTTAgtgaaattaaaaaaagcaCGCAAGAGATTTGAGATTGCGTGTTACCAAAATAAAGTTCAGGATTATCGTAAAGGAATCGAAAAAGATCTAGATGAAGTGCTCCAGATACATCAAGTTTTCATGAATGTTTCGAAAGGATTGGTTGCCAATAAGGAAGATCTACAAAAATGTTTCGGTACTACTAATATTGATAGTGTTATTGAGGAAATCATGCTTAAGGGAGAGATCCAATTatcagaaaaagaaagacaaTTAATGCTTAATAAAGTCAATAATGAATTGCTTACAATAATTAGCGCCAAATGTATAAATCCTGCGtcgaaaaaaagatatccACCCACAATGATTCATAAAGCTTTACAAGAACTAAAATTTAGCCCTGTTATCAACAAGCCTGCTAAATTACAAGCGTTAGAAGCTATTAAATTATTGGTCTCTAAGCAAATTATTCCGATTGTGAGAGCTAAAATGAAGGTCAAAGTGGCTATATGTGAGCCCTACAATCAATCTGAACTTATTGAAAAGGTTAGTAGATTGATAGCTACATCACCTACCGATCTGGCAAACCCAGATTTGAATCCATGGACATGTGTAGGTCTTATTGATCCTGTCAATTACAGAGACCTAATGACCCTATGTGATAAAAAGGGAACTGTACAAGTCTTGGATATGGCAGTCATAGATAACACAACGCACAATTAA
- the IRC25 gene encoding Irc25p (similar to Saccharomyces cerevisiae IRC25 (YLR021W); ancestral locus Anc_5.199), protein MISYEFQTCILKGTNSLSTSSSKSNELYLQATHFGNTVLLQIRLNGEMDSTYEVSLKGLNPLLDIDAVPLAGNLGTTDGDYDDEKEEFVRDHLSDYQVITKLGDSTDPKVPVVCIQVAELYRRVILPELNDGMTQVNMQFNLLISMSSKIWKAAKGQNGNDDFGKLVFLLKCIKDMYAK, encoded by the coding sequence ATGATATCATACGAATTCCAAACCTGTATACTGAAAGGAACAAATAGCTTATCAACCTCTTCATCCAAAAGTAATGAATTGTATTTACAAGCCACACACTTTGGTAATACGGTTCTTTTACAAATTAGACTAAATGGGGAAATGGATTCCACCTATGAAGTATCTTTGAAAGGGTTAAATCCTCTTCTCGATATTGATGCTGTGCCACTGGCAGGTAACTTAGGAACCACGGATGGTGATTATGACGATGAGAAAGAGGAATTTGTAAGAGACCATTTATCCGATTATCAAGTGATTACCAAATTGGGCGATAGCACGGATCCGAAAGTACCTGTAGTATGCATACAGGTTGCTGAACTATATAGGAGGGTTATACTGCCAGAATTGAATGATGGAATGACTCAAGTCAACATGCAGTTTAACTTACTGATATCAATGAGCAGCAAGATATGGAAGGCAGCGAAGGGTCAGAATGGTAATGATGATTTTGGCAAattagtttttttgttaaagtGTATCAAAGATATGTATGCAAAGTGA
- the PSR2 gene encoding putative phosphatase (similar to Saccharomyces cerevisiae PSR1 (YLL010C) and PSR2 (YLR019W); ancestral locus Anc_5.202) → MGFIANILCCSSDTSKTRRQRLQPETNHNRNRRHNSSQVQNPNRKQKATPNGDKMQYSAPDILLSSTDSGSNAAAKATQVTWNGSNGKLGPLSRNHSDDSYGEEKEYEDYNEGDVEMTEVNNAGEEDDDEAKEKQDHVVHEYNVDADRNSSITDEAPQQSQYQVDQETIDPQYMASSPDNTLNLIPTIEEDFSDLRHLQPDQYHAPGCDTLLPPKLEKFQQKKCLILDLDETLVHSSFKYMHTADFVLPVEIDDQVHNVYVIKRPGVDEFLSRVCQLYEVVVFTASVSRYANPLLDTLDPNGTIHHRLFREACYNYEGNYIKNLSQIGRPLSETIILDNSPASYIFHPQHAVPISSWFSDTHDNELLDIIPLLEDLSSKNVLDVGSVLDVTI, encoded by the coding sequence ATGGGATTTATAGCGAATATACTGTGTTGTTCTTCAGATACCTCTAAAACACGTCGCCAACGTCTGCAACCAGAAACTAATCACAACCGCAACCGCAGGCACAATTCAAGCCAAGTACAAAACCCAAACCGGAAGCAAAAGGCTACTCCAAACGGTGACAAAATGCAATATTCCGCACCAGATATCCTTTTATCCAGTACTGATTCAGGCAGCAATGCGGCCGCCAAGGCGACCCAGGTTACTTGGAATGGAAGTAACGGGAAACTAGGTCCTTTATCAAGAAATCACTCGGACGACTCTTACGGAGAGgagaaagaatatgaagatTATAACGAAGGGGACGTGGAGATGACAGAAGTTAACAATGCAGGGGAAGAAGACGACGATGAAGCGAAGGAAAAGCAAGACCATGTCGTCCATGAATATAACGTTGATGCAGATAGAAATTCGAGTATTACTGACGAAGCACCACAACAGAGTCAGTACCAGGTTGATCAAGAAACTATAGATCCGCAATATATGGCCAGCAGCCCTGACAATACCTTGAATTTGATACCCACTATAGAGGAAGACTTTTCTGATTTGAGACATTTGCAGCCAGACCAGTACCATGCGCCCGGCTGCGACACTCTGCTACCACccaaattggaaaaatttcaacagAAGAAATGTCTGATCTTGGATCTGGACGAAACTTTGGTacattcttctttcaaatacaTGCACACTGCAGATTTTGTTTTGCCTGTCGAAATTGACGATCAGGTCCACAATGTCTATGTGATCAAAAGACCGGGTGTCGACGAGTTTTTGAGCAGGGTGTGTCAGCTCTACGAGGTTGTCGTCTTTACGGCAAGTGTTTCGAGGTATGCAAATCCACTTTTAGATACACTGGATCCTAATGGAACCATCCATCATCGTTTATTCAGGGAAGCTTGTTACAACTACGAAGGTAACTACATCAAGAACTTGTCGCAGATCGGAAGACCACTATCTGAGACAATCATCCTAGACAATTCACCAGCCTCTTATATCTTCCATCCGCAACATGCCGTGCCAATATCTTCTTGGTTTTCAGACACCCACGATAATGAGTTATTGGATATCATCCCGCTTTTGGAAGATCTTTCATCAAAGAACGTGTTGGATGTGGGGAGCGTGTTAGATGTAACTATATAA